One window of the Candidatus Goldiibacteriota bacterium genome contains the following:
- the pyrF gene encoding orotidine-5'-phosphate decarboxylase — protein sequence MDKNRHLDADLREKLILGLDVDDMAEAYNLIDKMAPYIKYYKVGLQLITKDGPRLVSTLKRKGLKVFYDAKFFDIPQTVYNACYEAARYGVNMVNVHALGGEKMISYAKEAIMKSSDKMKLDPPLLLAVTVLTSFDNRSLKASVKTSLDVKKMVLALAKSAKKAGADGVVCSPHEIKMLRKELGPDFVIVTPGIRTGKISKDDQKRIMTPKDAISAGSDYIVVARPILKADDRVLAVENILKEIKEGSDNAKRRKNS from the coding sequence ATGGATAAGAACAGGCACTTAGACGCTGATTTAAGGGAAAAACTGATACTTGGGCTTGATGTTGATGACATGGCGGAAGCGTATAACCTTATTGATAAAATGGCGCCATACATTAAATATTATAAAGTCGGCCTTCAGCTTATAACCAAAGACGGGCCGCGCCTTGTAAGCACTTTAAAACGCAAAGGGTTAAAGGTTTTTTATGATGCCAAATTTTTTGACATACCGCAGACGGTATATAACGCCTGTTATGAAGCAGCCAGATACGGCGTTAATATGGTAAATGTGCACGCGCTTGGCGGGGAAAAAATGATAAGCTACGCCAAGGAAGCCATTATGAAATCTTCGGATAAGATGAAACTTGACCCTCCGCTGCTTCTGGCGGTAACGGTGCTTACCAGTTTTGACAATAGAAGCCTTAAAGCTTCCGTTAAAACGTCCCTTGATGTAAAAAAGATGGTGCTTGCGCTTGCCAAATCCGCAAAAAAAGCGGGCGCGGACGGCGTGGTATGTTCGCCGCATGAAATAAAAATGTTAAGAAAAGAACTTGGGCCGGATTTTGTAATAGTGACGCCGGGTATCAGAACAGGAAAAATAAGCAAAGATGACCAGAAGAGGATAATGACGCCAAAGGACGCGATTTCAGCCGGTTCGGATTATATTGTTGTTGCAAGGCCGATATTAAAAGCGGATGACAGGGTGCTGGCTGTGGAAAATATCTTAAAAGAGATAAAGGAAGGTAGCGACAATGCAAAAAGAAGAAAAAATTCTTGA